A region from the Paludicola sp. MB14-C6 genome encodes:
- a CDS encoding DUF4153 domain-containing protein produces the protein MDNIISSATLQQPLEKPKIVYSKVERIAALLCLLFGYFFIKFVFLGHENVFTAFYFITFSIFSLIYYKNCHISINFKSVMFFLLVNLFSMNYLITDNGMIAFLDTVFIILAIIYWNYYTCQNENKKFLSNHFCLDLLNAAIVLPFAHFVEAPKAMFSNSKSKKNGKLKLILLGLIIALPITLVIGGLLLAADSLFENMMSFALKDISSSVVTFIMQVILGIPVALYLFGLLFSNARKKHQQYIPDESKAKVTKSMRVVPSTILYTAVTPICVLYALFFIAQAGYFLSAFQSYLPEGFSYAEYARRGFFELCVVAILNLFILILLNGLCKWKTEKKPNGLKAYTIILSVFTLMLITTALSKMILYINAYGFTLLRVYTSWFMILLGVIFIIILLKAVFDKINVVKQSVIAFLILFTILSFSNIDGLIAKYNVEWFETGKIEEMDISMLYQLSDSAVPYVIPLTKHKNEQIAKESQEYLDLFIHKYEKQKWTNFNLSSYLAYQEYVKATR, from the coding sequence ATGGATAATATCATTTCATCAGCCACATTACAACAACCTTTAGAAAAGCCGAAAATAGTATATTCCAAAGTAGAAAGAATTGCTGCATTACTATGCCTTCTATTTGGATACTTTTTCATTAAATTCGTCTTTTTAGGACATGAAAATGTATTCACCGCATTCTATTTTATTACATTCAGTATTTTTTCTCTAATATACTACAAAAACTGTCATATATCTATAAACTTCAAAAGTGTGATGTTCTTTTTACTGGTTAACCTATTCAGCATGAACTATCTCATAACAGATAACGGAATGATAGCGTTTCTAGATACTGTTTTTATTATTCTTGCGATTATATATTGGAACTATTACACTTGTCAAAATGAGAATAAAAAGTTCCTTTCGAATCATTTTTGTTTAGATCTGTTAAATGCTGCTATTGTATTGCCATTCGCTCATTTTGTAGAAGCACCAAAAGCTATGTTTTCAAATAGCAAAAGCAAAAAGAACGGCAAATTAAAGCTAATACTGCTTGGGTTAATAATAGCTTTGCCAATCACTTTAGTAATTGGAGGTTTGTTACTTGCAGCAGACAGCTTATTTGAAAATATGATGTCTTTTGCGTTAAAAGACATCAGTTCCAGTGTTGTTACTTTTATCATGCAAGTTATTCTTGGTATTCCTGTTGCGTTATATCTATTTGGATTACTATTTTCAAACGCACGAAAAAAACATCAACAATATATTCCGGATGAGTCAAAAGCAAAAGTTACAAAATCTATGCGTGTTGTTCCATCCACTATTTTATATACAGCGGTTACACCAATTTGCGTACTTTATGCGTTGTTCTTTATAGCACAAGCTGGCTATTTCTTATCTGCTTTTCAAAGCTATTTACCAGAAGGCTTTAGCTATGCTGAATATGCTAGACGTGGATTCTTCGAGCTTTGTGTTGTCGCTATTTTGAACTTGTTTATTTTGATTTTATTAAACGGTTTATGCAAATGGAAAACCGAGAAAAAACCAAATGGTTTAAAAGCATACACAATTATTTTATCCGTATTTACGTTAATGCTGATTACTACTGCATTAAGTAAAATGATTCTATATATTAATGCATATGGATTTACATTGCTTCGAGTCTACACCTCATGGTTCATGATATTATTAGGCGTTATATTCATTATCATACTATTAAAGGCAGTATTTGATAAAATAAATGTTGTAAAACAATCTGTTATTGCATTTCTAATTCTATTTACCATACTAAGCTTCTCTAACATAGATGGTTTGATTGCAAAATATAATGTGGAATGGTTTGAAACAGGGAAAATTGAAGAAATGGATATTTCTATGTTGTATCAACTATCCGATTCTGCTGTTCCTTATGTAATTCCATTAACCAAACACAAAAATGAACAAATTGCAAAGGAGTCACAAGAATATTTAGATTTATTTATTCATAAATATGAAAAACAGAAATGGACTAATTTCAACTTATCTTCCTATCTTGCTTATCAAGAATATGTGAAAGCAACGAGATAA
- a CDS encoding helix-turn-helix domain-containing protein: protein MPIIVNLDVMMAKRKVSSNELAEKIEITPANLSILKTNKAKAIRFSTLEKLCEILDCQPSDILEYVKEGAPNG from the coding sequence ATGCCTATTATCGTTAACCTTGATGTCATGATGGCAAAGCGAAAAGTCTCCTCAAATGAGCTTGCCGAAAAAATCGAAATTACTCCTGCCAACTTATCCATTTTAAAAACAAATAAGGCAAAGGCAATTCGCTTTTCAACATTAGAAAAGTTATGTGAAATATTAGATTGCCAGCCTAGTGACATTTTAGAATATGTGAAAGAAGGTGCACCGAATGGATAA
- a CDS encoding DUF2975 domain-containing protein encodes MWTKSKSIALSSILVKFVMILLTIGAFIIPKISEWYDKISYRESIFWPLTIILYCTLVPAFIAIFSLNKLITNINKDNVFVDQNVKLIRILSWCCFLASLLFGILGFYRFIAFLLCFAAAFFAIILRVIKNVFEKAITIREENDYTI; translated from the coding sequence ATGTGGACAAAATCAAAATCAATTGCTCTTTCATCAATATTAGTTAAATTTGTTATGATACTCTTAACAATCGGTGCTTTTATCATACCTAAAATATCCGAGTGGTACGATAAGATATCCTATAGAGAAAGCATCTTTTGGCCGCTAACCATTATTTTATATTGCACACTAGTGCCTGCGTTTATTGCAATATTCTCTTTAAATAAGTTAATAACCAACATCAACAAAGATAATGTGTTTGTTGACCAAAATGTAAAGCTCATCCGCATTTTATCCTGGTGTTGTTTTTTAGCAAGCTTGCTCTTTGGAATTCTTGGATTTTATCGTTTTATTGCATTCCTACTTTGCTTTGCTGCAGCATTTTTTGCAATTATCCTAAGAGTCATTAAGAATGTATTTGAAAAAGCAATCACCATTCGTGAAGAAAACGACTATACGATTTAG